The Flavobacterium piscisymbiosum genome includes a region encoding these proteins:
- a CDS encoding PstS family phosphate ABC transporter substrate-binding protein: protein MFKYGKIVGLVVFVFLFAMCNQKSKNEADNETILKGSIDITVDETIKPIVEDMVAVFEGTYYDAKISLKPKSEAELINDLLNQKAKVVVTTRDLTQEEKTRFEKSKINPRVTPFASDAIAFVTNKSNNDTLIALKTVIDFLQGKSDSEIKGLVFDNPNSSTVRYMKELAKVKDIPSKNVFSFKTNYEVIKFVSENDGMIGVVGVNWLYQPSPNMLDIVKKINVMSVKGLNGGGYYSPTQNDLGEKKYPLARDLFIINCQGYTGLGMGFASFISGDIGQRIVLKSGLLPVRTPGRNLKIRSQIIKDKE, encoded by the coding sequence ATGTTCAAATATGGTAAAATTGTAGGTTTGGTAGTTTTTGTTTTTTTGTTTGCCATGTGTAACCAAAAAAGTAAAAATGAAGCTGATAATGAAACAATTTTAAAAGGATCTATAGATATTACTGTAGATGAAACAATAAAACCTATTGTAGAAGATATGGTGGCTGTTTTTGAAGGTACTTACTATGATGCTAAGATTTCATTAAAGCCTAAATCTGAAGCTGAGCTTATAAATGATTTGTTAAATCAAAAAGCAAAAGTGGTTGTTACTACCAGAGATTTGACTCAGGAAGAGAAAACAAGATTCGAAAAAAGCAAGATTAATCCTAGAGTAACGCCGTTTGCATCAGATGCAATTGCTTTTGTTACTAATAAAAGCAATAATGATACATTAATTGCGTTGAAAACCGTGATTGATTTTTTACAAGGCAAATCAGATTCTGAAATCAAGGGACTTGTTTTTGATAATCCAAATTCAAGTACGGTACGATACATGAAAGAATTGGCTAAGGTGAAAGATATTCCATCAAAAAATGTTTTTTCTTTTAAAACTAACTACGAAGTTATTAAATTCGTGTCTGAGAATGATGGTATGATTGGAGTAGTTGGAGTAAATTGGTTGTATCAGCCATCTCCAAATATGCTCGACATTGTTAAAAAGATAAACGTTATGAGTGTAAAAGGTCTAAATGGTGGGGGATACTATAGTCCTACTCAAAATGATCTTGGTGAGAAAAAATATCCTTTGGCACGTGATTTGTTTATTATAAATTGTCAGGGTTATACTGGTTTAGGAATGGGGTTCGCTTCATTCATTTCAGGAGACATCGGACAACGTATTGTTTTAAAATCGGGATTATTGCCTGTTAGAACTCCAGGAAGAAATCTTAAAATTAGAAGTCAAATTATTAAAGATAAAGAATAA
- a CDS encoding energy transducer TonB: MKLDIIKNQWLDIVFEGRNKIYGAYELRKANGKTTVKALIIGSLIFSAAVAAPLIASFLPDSEEEVVNNDIKIATVKLPPKKEEIKPNQPPPPPPPPKVDQVKFVKPVVAKANEITEDPPKIVDLKDKKVGNETIKGDPDAVLTVDEPVGKGPVQEIIQEDNNVYNTAGIEVKPDFPGGIEKFYKFVGNNYKTPEEEGLKGKVYVTFVVEKDGSLTDIKVLRDIGYGTGAEAIRVLKKCPKWTPGEQNGKKVRVLYSLPITIQSAE; the protein is encoded by the coding sequence ATGAAACTAGATATAATTAAAAATCAGTGGCTTGATATCGTATTCGAAGGGCGTAATAAGATATATGGTGCATATGAGTTAAGAAAAGCTAACGGTAAGACGACTGTAAAGGCGCTTATTATTGGTTCACTTATCTTTAGCGCTGCTGTTGCAGCTCCTCTTATTGCAAGCTTCTTACCAGATTCTGAAGAAGAAGTGGTAAACAACGATATTAAAATCGCAACAGTAAAATTGCCTCCTAAAAAAGAGGAAATTAAGCCAAATCAACCGCCACCACCACCACCACCACCAAAAGTGGATCAGGTGAAGTTTGTGAAACCGGTAGTTGCTAAAGCAAACGAAATTACTGAAGACCCACCAAAAATTGTGGATCTTAAGGATAAAAAAGTAGGTAACGAAACTATCAAAGGAGATCCGGATGCAGTTTTAACTGTTGATGAGCCAGTTGGTAAAGGACCTGTTCAGGAGATCATCCAAGAAGATAACAACGTTTACAACACGGCTGGTATCGAAGTAAAACCAGATTTCCCTGGAGGAATTGAAAAGTTCTACAAATTCGTAGGAAACAATTACAAGACTCCGGAAGAAGAAGGTTTAAAAGGTAAAGTTTATGTTACTTTTGTAGTTGAAAAAGACGGTTCATTAACCGACATTAAAGTTTTAAGGGATATCGGTTACGGTACAGGAGCAGAAGCAATTCGTGTTCTTAAAAAATGTCCAAAATGGACTCCCGGCGAACAAAATGGTAAAAAAGTTAGGGTACTTTACTCGCTTCCTATTACTATTCAATCTGCAGAATAA
- a CDS encoding ExbD/TolR family protein, with protein sequence MAELNTGDGGGGKGGKVRSKKQNSKVDLTAMVDLAFLLITFFMLTTSLSKPQAMDLSLPDKDPDPTKKTEDTKVDENRTMTVMLGADNKMVYYMGLLATPKVGPKDIAYGKDGIRKELLTQKKAVLAYSTALGKPKNGIIVIIKPTKKSNYRNLVDILDEMAISGVETYAIVPEFSPEETKLIDKK encoded by the coding sequence ATGGCTGAATTAAATACCGGCGACGGTGGTGGCGGAAAAGGTGGTAAAGTAAGAAGTAAAAAGCAGAATTCTAAAGTCGATTTAACGGCAATGGTGGATTTGGCATTCTTATTGATCACGTTCTTTATGTTAACCACATCGTTGTCAAAACCTCAAGCGATGGATTTGTCTCTGCCAGATAAAGATCCAGATCCTACTAAGAAAACGGAGGATACAAAAGTAGATGAAAATCGTACGATGACTGTAATGCTTGGTGCCGATAATAAAATGGTTTATTATATGGGATTGCTTGCAACTCCTAAAGTAGGTCCAAAGGATATTGCCTATGGTAAAGACGGAATTCGTAAAGAATTATTAACTCAGAAAAAAGCAGTTTTAGCTTATTCTACAGCTTTAGGGAAACCTAAAAATGGAATTATAGTTATTATCAAGCCAACTAAGAAATCAAATTACCGTAATTTGGTTGATATTTTGGATGAAATGGCAATTTCAGGTGTAGAGACTTATGCGATTGTTCCTGAGTTTAGTCCAGAAGAAACGAAATTGATAGATAAAAAATAA
- a CDS encoding ExbD/TolR family protein → MAKIKMKKKSTSTDMTAMCDVAFLLLTFFILTATAKVPEALPVDMPSSVAQTKLPDSDLAIITIGKGADGKSKVFFDLKGREIRKRTLEGMGAKYGVTFTEDDKTKFALMDDFGVPLTNLKQIIDLKAADRTKANQPGIPIDSLDNQLKDWLLVSRRASIDLDDKELKIAIKGDAKEQYPQIKKIMDILQDQKINSFNLVTGTRGRDF, encoded by the coding sequence ATGGCTAAAATAAAAATGAAAAAAAAGTCAACATCGACAGATATGACTGCCATGTGTGATGTTGCGTTCCTTTTGCTTACGTTCTTTATTTTGACCGCTACTGCTAAAGTGCCAGAAGCACTTCCTGTAGATATGCCTTCTTCTGTTGCTCAAACTAAATTACCTGATTCGGATTTAGCAATTATTACAATAGGAAAAGGTGCAGATGGAAAAAGCAAAGTGTTTTTTGATCTAAAAGGTAGAGAGATTCGTAAAAGAACTCTTGAAGGTATGGGTGCAAAATACGGTGTTACTTTTACAGAAGACGATAAAACTAAATTTGCTTTAATGGATGACTTTGGTGTGCCATTGACAAATTTGAAACAAATTATCGATCTGAAAGCGGCTGACAGAACAAAAGCAAATCAACCTGGAATTCCAATAGATTCATTAGATAATCAATTAAAAGACTGGCTTTTGGTTTCAAGAAGAGCTTCGATTGATCTTGATGATAAAGAATTGAAAATTGCAATAAAAGGTGATGCTAAAGAACAATATCCACAAATCAAAAAGATAATGGATATTCTACAAGATCAGAAAATCAATTCCTTTAACTTAGTTACAGGTACGAGAGGAAGAGACTTTTAA
- a CDS encoding MotA/TolQ/ExbB proton channel family protein — translation MANVKVKKESTSNGGGMITGIIIVACILVGVFIWKVIMGDAANFEGGNPETGHPINTLGQVYKGGFIVPVLLGMFLMVVVFSIERFIVIGKAAGKANLDTFMKNVQGNIKEGNIEAAIASCDKQQGSVANAIKSALVKYQDVKKEGFNSEEAAEVIHKEIEEATSLEMPMLEKNMTIISTLVSLGTLGGLLGTVSGMIKAFGALASAGTPDQAALATGISEALINTATGISTSILAIVSYNFFTAKIDDLTYSIDEAGTTIVNTYRRFRGSLKQ, via the coding sequence ATGGCAAACGTTAAAGTTAAAAAAGAAAGCACTTCAAATGGAGGAGGAATGATTACAGGAATCATTATTGTTGCGTGTATTTTAGTTGGGGTGTTTATTTGGAAAGTAATCATGGGAGATGCTGCTAACTTCGAAGGAGGTAACCCAGAAACAGGTCACCCGATCAATACATTAGGTCAAGTTTATAAAGGAGGTTTTATTGTACCGGTATTATTAGGTATGTTTTTAATGGTTGTTGTTTTTTCTATTGAAAGATTTATCGTTATTGGTAAAGCTGCTGGTAAAGCAAACTTAGATACATTTATGAAAAATGTACAAGGAAACATTAAAGAAGGAAACATCGAGGCTGCTATCGCTTCATGTGACAAACAACAAGGTTCAGTTGCAAATGCAATTAAATCTGCTTTGGTAAAATACCAAGATGTTAAAAAAGAAGGTTTCAACAGTGAAGAAGCTGCAGAAGTAATCCACAAAGAAATCGAAGAGGCAACTTCATTAGAAATGCCAATGTTAGAAAAAAATATGACTATTATCTCTACTTTAGTATCTTTAGGTACATTAGGAGGATTATTAGGAACTGTATCAGGTATGATTAAAGCGTTTGGTGCGTTAGCTTCTGCTGGAACTCCAGATCAAGCTGCTCTTGCAACAGGTATCTCTGAAGCACTTATCAACACTGCAACAGGTATCTCTACTTCAATCTTAGCGATCGTTTCTTATAACTTCTTTACTGCTAAAATTGATGATTTAACTTACTCTATCGATGAGGCTGGTACTACAATTGTAAATACTTACAGAAGATTCAGAGGAAGTTTGAAACAATAA
- a CDS encoding helicase HerA-like domain-containing protein — MNKKDNFIQDINNGYASKGDNIILGGAILDGEPIAEAHVKIPLKTLNRHGLIAGATGTGKTKTIQVFSEQLSNAGIPVLMMDIKGDFSGIAEEGKEEGFITERHAKINIPYNVASFPVELMSLSKQNGVRLRATVSEFGPVLFSRILDLNDTQAGVVAVIFKYCNDNNMPLLDLKDIKKVINYITEEGKEEISANYGKISTATTGTILRKIIELEQQGGDIFFGELSFEIDDLMRIDENGKGYVNIIRLTDIQDKPKLFSTFMLSLLAEIYQQMPEKGDVSQPELVIFIDEAHLIFNEASKVLLEQIETIVKLIRSKGVGIYFVTQNPMDVPSGVLAQLGLKIQHALRAFTANDRQAIKKTADNYPSSQYYKTDELLTNLGIGEALVTALNEKGIPTPLVATMMRAPMSRMDVLTSDEIEVINSKSKLVKKYAEEMDRESAYEILNKKIADAAQASAEQEQKAPTKSSKAEPSTTSVVTKSVLKVVTSATFIRGVFGVLSKIFKK; from the coding sequence ATGAATAAAAAAGACAATTTCATTCAAGATATAAACAATGGTTACGCTTCTAAAGGAGATAATATAATTCTGGGCGGAGCGATACTTGACGGAGAACCAATTGCTGAAGCTCATGTTAAAATTCCACTAAAAACCCTAAATCGACACGGTTTAATAGCCGGCGCAACCGGAACAGGAAAAACAAAAACAATACAGGTTTTTTCTGAGCAGTTGTCAAATGCCGGAATTCCTGTTTTAATGATGGATATAAAAGGAGATTTTAGCGGAATTGCAGAAGAAGGAAAGGAAGAAGGCTTTATTACAGAACGACATGCAAAAATAAACATCCCATACAATGTTGCTTCATTTCCGGTTGAATTGATGTCTTTATCCAAACAAAACGGAGTTCGCTTAAGAGCCACGGTTTCAGAGTTTGGTCCTGTTTTATTTTCCCGAATTTTAGATCTTAATGACACTCAGGCGGGGGTTGTTGCTGTTATTTTTAAATATTGCAATGACAACAATATGCCTTTGCTGGATTTAAAGGATATTAAAAAAGTAATCAACTATATTACTGAAGAAGGTAAAGAAGAAATATCAGCCAATTATGGCAAAATTTCTACTGCCACAACGGGAACTATTTTACGAAAAATAATAGAATTAGAACAACAGGGAGGAGATATCTTTTTTGGAGAATTATCCTTTGAAATTGATGATTTAATGCGAATTGATGAAAACGGAAAAGGATATGTTAATATCATTCGTTTGACTGATATTCAGGATAAACCAAAATTATTCTCGACTTTTATGTTGAGTTTATTGGCCGAAATTTATCAGCAAATGCCTGAAAAAGGAGATGTTTCTCAGCCAGAACTGGTCATTTTTATCGACGAAGCCCATTTGATCTTTAATGAAGCCAGCAAAGTCTTACTTGAACAAATTGAAACGATTGTAAAACTGATACGTTCTAAAGGTGTTGGTATTTATTTTGTTACTCAAAACCCTATGGACGTTCCTAGTGGTGTTTTAGCACAATTGGGTTTAAAAATTCAACATGCTTTAAGAGCTTTTACAGCAAATGATCGTCAGGCGATTAAAAAAACAGCAGACAATTATCCTTCTTCACAATATTATAAAACAGACGAATTGCTAACGAACTTAGGAATTGGAGAAGCGCTGGTTACGGCACTTAACGAAAAAGGAATTCCGACTCCGCTTGTTGCTACAATGATGCGTGCACCAATGAGCCGAATGGACGTTCTTACTTCTGATGAAATCGAAGTCATAAACAGCAAATCCAAACTGGTAAAAAAATACGCCGAAGAAATGGATCGCGAAAGCGCTTATGAAATTCTAAACAAAAAAATTGCCGATGCTGCTCAGGCCAGCGCGGAGCAAGAACAAAAAGCACCAACAAAATCATCAAAAGCTGAACCGAGTACTACAAGTGTAGTAACAAAATCAGTTTTAAAGGTAGTAACAAGTGCTACTTTTATCAGAGGTGTTTTTGGAGTTTTATCGAAAATATTCAAAAAATAA
- a CDS encoding FAD-dependent oxidoreductase produces MQTPLKIAVVGSGLVGSLLAIYLKKAGHTVHVYDRSPDIRKINFSGRSINLAMSNRGWKALDGVGVGDSVREIAIPMDKRAIHLVDKLNFQNYGQEGESIYSISRGALNRKMIDLAEAAGAEFLFEQKIWDVTLSDATLHIGETERGEWEEKKYDMVFGADGAFSRIRHRMQRQSMFNYSQEFLNMGYKELNIPANADATHKLDKNSFHIWPRGEYMLIALPNLDGSFTCTLFMPFEGENSFASLTDRKMVEDFFEKNFPDSIEVIPKLAEDFFKNPTSTLVTMKCFPWTYEDKIALIGDACHAIVPFYGQGMNAGFEDITVLNEMIEKYGNDWKKIFSEYQISRKPNADAIAELSYRNFMEMSTKTADEKFLLQKKIEKAFSDKHPDKWIPLYSRVTFSDRPYAEALAIGDFQNGIMEEILKIDNIENIWNSTEIDNKILELLQK; encoded by the coding sequence ATGCAAACTCCACTAAAAATTGCTGTTGTAGGTTCTGGATTGGTAGGATCACTATTGGCAATTTATCTCAAAAAAGCAGGTCACACCGTTCATGTTTATGATCGTAGTCCTGATATTCGTAAAATTAATTTTTCGGGTCGTTCTATCAATCTGGCAATGTCTAACCGTGGCTGGAAAGCGCTCGATGGCGTTGGTGTTGGCGATTCGGTGCGTGAAATCGCGATTCCGATGGACAAACGTGCGATTCATTTGGTTGATAAACTCAATTTTCAGAATTACGGGCAGGAAGGTGAGTCGATTTATTCGATTTCCAGAGGTGCTTTAAACAGAAAAATGATTGATCTTGCTGAAGCCGCCGGAGCTGAATTTTTGTTTGAACAAAAAATCTGGGATGTAACGCTAAGCGATGCGACTTTGCATATTGGTGAAACAGAAAGAGGCGAGTGGGAGGAGAAAAAATACGATATGGTTTTTGGTGCCGATGGTGCTTTTTCCAGAATTCGTCACAGAATGCAACGCCAGAGCATGTTTAATTATTCGCAGGAATTTTTGAATATGGGATATAAAGAATTGAATATTCCGGCAAATGCCGATGCGACACATAAGTTGGATAAAAACTCTTTTCATATTTGGCCGCGAGGCGAATATATGTTGATTGCGCTTCCTAATCTTGACGGAAGTTTTACGTGTACTTTATTCATGCCTTTTGAAGGTGAAAATTCTTTTGCATCGCTTACAGATCGTAAAATGGTAGAAGATTTCTTTGAGAAGAACTTCCCGGATTCGATTGAAGTGATTCCGAAATTGGCAGAAGATTTCTTTAAAAATCCAACCAGTACTTTGGTGACAATGAAGTGTTTTCCTTGGACTTATGAAGATAAAATTGCTTTGATTGGAGATGCTTGTCACGCTATTGTTCCGTTTTACGGACAAGGTATGAATGCTGGTTTTGAAGATATTACGGTTTTGAACGAAATGATCGAAAAGTACGGAAACGACTGGAAGAAAATTTTCTCTGAATATCAAATTTCACGTAAACCAAATGCTGATGCCATTGCCGAACTTTCGTACCGAAATTTTATGGAAATGAGCACGAAAACAGCAGATGAAAAATTCTTATTGCAAAAGAAAATAGAAAAAGCATTTTCTGATAAACATCCTGATAAATGGATTCCGCTTTACAGCCGTGTAACTTTTAGTGATCGCCCTTATGCCGAAGCTTTGGCGATAGGCGATTTTCAAAACGGAATTATGGAAGAAATTCTAAAAATAGATAATATCGAAAATATCTGGAACAGTACTGAAATCGACAATAAGATTCTGGAGTTGTTGCAAAAATAA